ATTAAGCGGTCTAATAACTGAGAGATAAGGTCTTTTAATAGATACGGAAATCAACGGAATTAAAGTCTTGCTACACCGTCCCCTGCATTATACCCTCTGTTTACCAATTTTTTGTTATTAGTTCTTGGTTATTATATGGTTAGAGAAAAATTCTGCTTGATTTAGGGGAAACTTTTAAGTATACATTTTGTAAACCTACAAATGAACCTAATGCACATATACAGAATAGAACCTGTTGGAAAACTTAAATGAATACGGATAAAATCACCCAAGAAATTACTTTATATAGAGAAATCGGTAAACTTCTAAAGGATATTAGGAAGAGAGCGCGTTTAACGCAAAAAGATGTCGGCATAAGATTGGGGTTTTCACAAAAAAGCGGTAGGGTATATGTTTCAAGATTGGAACGAGGATTAATTGAAAATCCTTCTTTATGGTTAATTTTAGAGTTTCTTAATATTTGTGAAAAACCATGGCCAGCATTTTTTGAAAAGTTAGCCAGTATCTATTTTATGAAAAAACACGATAAGATTATGGCACAAATACCGAGCACTAAGTATTATAAGAAGATTGACCGGGATGTTGCTAAGTTTACTCATAGCATTGAAACAAAATTTTCTGAAAAGCAGAAGATTAAACCGCTAACTCAAGATAAGAAAGAGCAGATGACAGTCCAATTCGCTAAACATCGGGTCAATATTGAACCAATTGAGCAGGAGATTACTAAATTGCTGGGTGAAACTCAAGTGCCCATAATCTTAAATCAATTTTATAAAGCATTTGCTCGGGAATATTATAGTCTACTGAGAAAAACTTCAGTGTCGTCGGTAAGTTCAGTGACTAATCAGAGATTAAATCAGATTCAAGATAAGTGGATTAAGAAAGGATTGCAACCAGAGTTTTTAGAAAAGGTAAAAGAGATTGTGGTAAGGTATATTTCCGCACAGCATAATCCAGATATTTAATATTTGCAAAATTCTCTTTTCTTAATTTCCTTTTGAAATTCAGCGTTGTCTTTAGCAATAGTTAAAAATAGAAATTCAGATGGATTATGGAAATAGTCCGCGATATTTATAAACTTCTGCAATGCGTTCAATCGCAACAATGTAGGCCGCAGTTCGTAATGAGACCTTTGACTCTTTGGCTTTATTCCAGACTTTATCAAATACTGAGACCATTCTCTTTTCCATAGACCTATTAACTTCTTCGGCTTCCCAATATAGACCGCTTAATGCTTGCACCCATTCAAGATGACTAACCACAACACCACCGGCATTGGCTAAAATATCCGGAATCACATAGACACCTTTTTGCTCTAAGACCGTATCGGCTTCAGGTGTCGTCGGTCCGTTGGCTCCTTCACTAATAACCTTTGCCTTGATATTATTAACATTA
This genomic stretch from candidate division WOR-3 bacterium harbors:
- a CDS encoding helix-turn-helix domain-containing protein, producing MNTDKITQEITLYREIGKLLKDIRKRARLTQKDVGIRLGFSQKSGRVYVSRLERGLIENPSLWLILEFLNICEKPWPAFFEKLASIYFMKKHDKIMAQIPSTKYYKKIDRDVAKFTHSIETKFSEKQKIKPLTQDKKEQMTVQFAKHRVNIEPIEQEITKLLGETQVPIILNQFYKAFAREYYSLLRKTSVSSVSSVTNQRLNQIQDKWIKKGLQPEFLEKVKEIVVRYISAQHNPDI